From Candidatus Manganitrophus morganii, the proteins below share one genomic window:
- a CDS encoding IPT/TIG domain-containing protein, with product MKRLVHWTALFFGIFLLAGCDGRGNNNGLEIDTLAAEPSVVRPGESAVLTVSVDGEEGGLTYRWRAAAGTLSTRDTNPVTWTAPSTVGSVPIQVEVSSEEGMQATGFATMLVSVSPTGPIITSVNPSEAKAGSEIRITGAGFGTGEGGSLTVGGVTASGILSWNETEIRALIPEGASTGSVKVVIGGVESSPGTLVVLWEKENPENVPLSTAANEQLFPQLVSDGAAGAIVVWADLRNGLNTDVYTQRVNGSGAVLWAADGVPVAAAANNQSVPQLVSDGAGGAIITWEDNRTGTSDIYAQRVNRDGIAQWAENGVPVTGAANAQLSPQVIPDGSGGAILVWLDFRNGGTPDLFVQRINGEGVAQWGADGVPVSLAADAQQSPHLISDGAGGAIIVWQDHRNVTHSDIYAQRISGEGEALWTADGTAISTAANNQQFPQLISDDTGGATVVWQDGRSGTDKIFAQRVDGGGAALWTANGAPIATTANAQSVPQMISDGSGGALITWQDGTDIFAQRVNGAGALQWAAEGAAISTAANTQSFPRIVPDGAGGAIVTWTDRRSGTNDLYAQRVNSGGTVQWTANGVAVSSAAGDQSSGTATSPPQILPDGFGGAIMAWQDHRSGQWDIYAQGISAGGRL from the coding sequence ATGAAAAGACTCGTTCACTGGACAGCGCTCTTTTTTGGAATCTTTCTTCTTGCCGGGTGCGACGGGAGAGGAAACAACAACGGCCTGGAGATCGACACCCTCGCGGCGGAGCCTTCGGTGGTCCGGCCGGGGGAGAGCGCCGTGTTGACCGTCTCGGTGGACGGCGAGGAGGGCGGCTTGACCTATCGGTGGCGGGCGGCGGCGGGGACGTTGAGCACAAGGGACACCAATCCGGTCACCTGGACCGCGCCATCCACCGTCGGAAGCGTGCCGATTCAGGTGGAGGTGTCGAGCGAAGAGGGGATGCAAGCGACCGGCTTTGCGACGATGCTGGTTTCGGTCAGCCCGACCGGCCCGATCATCACCAGCGTCAACCCCTCGGAAGCGAAGGCCGGGAGCGAAATCCGGATCACCGGCGCGGGGTTCGGGACAGGCGAGGGGGGAAGCCTGACCGTCGGCGGCGTGACGGCAAGCGGCATTCTCAGCTGGAATGAAACGGAGATCCGGGCGCTGATCCCGGAGGGGGCATCAACCGGATCGGTCAAGGTGGTGATCGGCGGGGTGGAGAGCAGCCCCGGCACGTTGGTCGTTCTGTGGGAGAAGGAGAATCCGGAGAACGTTCCCCTTTCGACCGCGGCGAACGAGCAGCTTTTTCCGCAACTGGTTTCGGACGGCGCGGCCGGGGCGATCGTCGTCTGGGCCGATCTTCGCAATGGGCTGAATACCGACGTCTACACCCAGCGGGTGAACGGCAGCGGAGCGGTGCTCTGGGCCGCCGACGGCGTGCCGGTCGCCGCCGCGGCCAACAACCAATCGGTTCCCCAACTGGTTTCCGACGGCGCGGGGGGCGCGATCATCACCTGGGAAGACAACCGGACCGGGACGTCTGATATTTATGCGCAGCGGGTGAACCGCGACGGGATCGCTCAGTGGGCGGAGAACGGTGTTCCGGTGACTGGCGCGGCGAATGCCCAGCTCTCCCCCCAGGTCATTCCCGACGGATCGGGCGGCGCAATCCTCGTTTGGCTCGATTTCCGCAATGGGGGAACACCCGACCTCTTCGTTCAGCGGATCAACGGGGAAGGGGTGGCGCAATGGGGGGCCGACGGGGTCCCCGTCTCGCTCGCGGCCGACGCGCAACAATCTCCGCATTTGATTTCGGACGGCGCCGGCGGCGCGATCATTGTCTGGCAGGACCACCGGAACGTCACGCACTCCGACATCTACGCGCAACGGATCAGCGGCGAGGGAGAGGCGCTCTGGACCGCCGACGGAACCGCGATCTCCACCGCCGCCAATAATCAGCAATTTCCTCAACTCATTTCAGACGATACCGGCGGAGCAACGGTCGTTTGGCAGGACGGGCGCAGCGGAACCGATAAAATCTTCGCCCAACGGGTAGACGGCGGCGGCGCGGCGCTCTGGACCGCCAACGGCGCGCCGATCGCCACGACCGCCAACGCCCAATCGGTCCCCCAAATGATTTCGGACGGCTCGGGCGGGGCGCTGATCACCTGGCAGGATGGGACCGATATTTTCGCCCAGCGGGTGAACGGCGCCGGCGCGCTGCAGTGGGCGGCCGAGGGGGCTGCGATTTCCACCGCGGCGAATACCCAATCTTTCCCCCGGATCGTCCCGGACGGCGCCGGCGGCGCCATCGTCACCTGGACCGATCGCCGCAGCGGAACGAACGATCTCTATGCTCAGCGGGTCAACAGCGGCGGGACCGTTCAGTGGACCGCCAACGGCGTCGCCGTTTCCAGCGCCGCCGGCGATCAATCTTCCGGCACGGCCACCTCCCCTCCCCAAATCCTCCCGGACGGGTTCGGCGGCGCGATCATGGCCTGGCAGGATCACCGGAGCGGCCAGTGGGACATCTACGCCCAAGGCATCAGCGCCGGCGGTCGATTGTAG
- a CDS encoding dienelactone hydrolase family protein: MEEPLETFLSKKPFTRREFVVTALAAGFALAVRPAFGELLTTDAGGLTAGEVKIPAKGGEMPAYRAMPEKGGAFPVVLVVQEIFGVHEHIKDICRRLAKLGYLAVAPELYARQGDVSKMADTQEIFKVVSRVPDAQVMADLDAAADWAGKSGKGDLKRLGITGFCWGGRIVWLYAAHSPQLKAGVAWYGRLVGQASDLQPQHPIDAAAKLKAPVLGLYGGADTGIPIETVERMRQALKAAGGGSEIVVYPDAPHAFHADYRPSYRKEAAQDGWKRMLEWFQRQGVA; the protein is encoded by the coding sequence ATGGAAGAACCTTTAGAGACGTTCCTGTCAAAGAAGCCATTTACTCGGCGGGAGTTTGTGGTGACGGCGCTGGCCGCCGGGTTCGCCCTGGCGGTGCGGCCGGCGTTCGGCGAACTCCTCACAACCGACGCGGGCGGCCTGACCGCGGGTGAAGTGAAGATCCCGGCCAAGGGTGGAGAGATGCCGGCGTATCGGGCGATGCCGGAAAAGGGGGGGGCCTTCCCGGTTGTCCTGGTGGTCCAGGAGATCTTCGGGGTCCACGAACATATCAAAGACATTTGCCGCCGTCTGGCCAAACTCGGATATCTCGCCGTCGCCCCTGAGCTCTATGCCCGGCAGGGGGATGTGTCGAAGATGGCCGACACGCAGGAGATTTTCAAGGTGGTCTCCAGGGTCCCGGATGCGCAGGTGATGGCCGATCTCGACGCCGCGGCTGATTGGGCGGGAAAGTCGGGCAAAGGGGATCTCAAACGGCTGGGGATCACCGGGTTCTGCTGGGGCGGGCGGATCGTCTGGCTCTACGCGGCGCACAGTCCGCAGCTGAAGGCGGGGGTCGCCTGGTACGGGCGCCTGGTGGGGCAGGCAAGCGATCTGCAGCCGCAACATCCGATCGACGCGGCGGCGAAATTGAAAGCGCCGGTTCTCGGACTTTACGGCGGCGCCGACACCGGCATTCCGATCGAAACGGTCGAGCGGATGCGCCAGGCGCTAAAAGCCGCCGGGGGCGGGTCGGAGATCGTCGTCTACCCCGACGCCCCACATGCTTTTCACGCCGACTACCGTCCCAGCTATCGGAAGGAAGCGGCGCAGGACGGGTGGAAGCGGATGCTCGAATGGTTTCAGAGACAGGGGGTGGCGTAG
- a CDS encoding hemerythrin domain-containing protein: protein MKATELLKTDHRNLIELIHQAKRVGKRNALLLNRIYDNYKVHTESEQQLFYPAMKKIGHEEIGKNIEEHREMDQLLDEMMAIRLVKGKDVFMEDLAVFEQKIQAHIRDEEENLFPAAEDRLRDKLDDLGDRIADLKIDLRTGGYGMAA, encoded by the coding sequence ATGAAGGCAACGGAATTATTAAAGACCGACCACCGCAATCTGATCGAGCTGATTCACCAAGCCAAGCGGGTCGGAAAAAGGAATGCGCTCCTGCTGAATCGGATTTACGACAATTACAAAGTGCACACCGAAAGCGAGCAGCAGCTCTTTTATCCGGCGATGAAAAAAATCGGACATGAAGAGATTGGGAAAAATATTGAGGAGCATCGAGAGATGGATCAGCTCCTGGATGAGATGATGGCCATTCGGCTGGTAAAGGGAAAAGATGTTTTTATGGAAGACCTGGCCGTCTTCGAGCAAAAAATCCAGGCGCACATCCGGGATGAGGAGGAAAATCTCTTTCCGGCCGCCGAGGATAGGCTGAGAGACAAACTCGACGATCTGGGCGACCGGATTGCGGATCTCAAGATCGATTTGAGAACCGGCGGATACGGCATGGCGGCGTGA
- a CDS encoding cupin domain-containing protein has product MSKQAKMATFPNGVKVIKWGRKEEPTAESVAEEMKRFGYTVYDLQTVAPWFERSRHAHDEPEIRAAVSGVITFHFDDLPVTVEAGDILFIPGGLAHEVISHNGRPFSAYKGSLSGERKVTEHGDASGSVEQLSRRASGAK; this is encoded by the coding sequence ATGTCAAAACAAGCGAAGATGGCGACCTTTCCCAATGGGGTCAAGGTGATCAAATGGGGGCGAAAGGAAGAGCCGACGGCGGAATCGGTCGCCGAGGAGATGAAGCGGTTCGGCTATACAGTCTATGATCTTCAGACCGTCGCCCCCTGGTTCGAGCGAAGCCGGCATGCGCACGATGAGCCGGAGATCCGCGCGGCGGTGTCGGGGGTGATCACGTTTCATTTTGATGACCTTCCGGTCACGGTCGAAGCAGGAGACATTCTTTTCATCCCGGGCGGGCTGGCCCACGAGGTGATCAGCCACAACGGCCGCCCCTTCTCCGCTTATAAAGGTTCGTTGAGCGGGGAGCGAAAGGTGACCGAGCATGGCGATGCGAGCGGGAGCGTCGAGCAGTTGTCGCGCAGGGCCTCGGGGGCGAAATGA
- a CDS encoding HAD-IA family hydrolase produces MSCMICLDLDGTLEDSRRDMISAAHRVREGLGLPRRTDEAVLPWVNKGMEQLYRACFDDYLQADEGARMEEVRRRYEADYLENVVCETKLYPGISDAVKRLSLIGPLVVVTNKPERISRRLLDLLGIGKFFADVIGGDTCPVIKPDPRVLKEAALCCGFLSDKGRAVMIGDSAADIKMGRAFGAATVWCAWGYVDRPGEQPDCIAPSPEVLPALVQTLLTLPPNPIRSSGSANTS; encoded by the coding sequence ATGAGCTGCATGATTTGTCTTGATCTCGACGGAACGCTCGAAGACAGCCGGCGCGACATGATCTCGGCGGCCCATCGGGTCCGCGAGGGGTTGGGATTGCCGCGCCGCACCGATGAAGCGGTCCTTCCTTGGGTCAACAAGGGGATGGAACAACTTTATCGGGCTTGCTTCGACGACTATCTTCAAGCGGACGAGGGGGCGCGGATGGAAGAAGTCCGCCGTCGATACGAAGCCGATTATCTCGAGAATGTGGTCTGTGAAACGAAACTCTATCCGGGAATTTCCGACGCGGTCAAACGCTTGTCCTTGATCGGTCCGTTGGTGGTTGTGACGAATAAACCGGAGCGGATCTCGCGCCGTCTGCTCGACCTTCTTGGGATTGGAAAGTTCTTCGCCGACGTCATCGGCGGAGATACCTGTCCGGTGATTAAACCGGACCCGCGGGTCTTGAAAGAGGCCGCCCTCTGCTGCGGCTTTCTTTCAGACAAAGGGCGGGCAGTGATGATCGGCGACTCTGCAGCGGATATCAAAATGGGCCGCGCCTTCGGGGCGGCGACGGTCTGGTGTGCCTGGGGCTACGTCGATCGACCGGGCGAGCAGCCCGATTGCATCGCCCCGTCCCCGGAAGTGTTGCCGGCGCTGGTGCAAACCCTCCTGACGCTCCCGCCGAATCCGATCCGTTCCAGTGGCTCCGCAAACACGTCATAA
- a CDS encoding protein kinase — protein MNFPAQYGKYLLIDKIAKGGMAEVFLAKQTGSKGFERLLAIKRILPHFTENAEFVSMFINEAKVAAQLSHPNIVQVFDFGQVEESYYIGMEYIMGRDLRTIMERSQKSSRPLPIDQILFIVSRVCSGLEHAHKKKDLHGNELNLVHRDISPQNILISYDGEIKLVDFGIAKAALQENETRTGILKGKLAYMSPEQAWGKGIDHRSDLFSLGIVLYECATGKRLFKGDSEINTLERVREAKFESPRQLNAAISEQVEATVAKSLAKEVQDRYASAALMQGELERCLSKPLSEIQSDLAQSVHQLFHEEIEKDQARMKRAALATAESVTVQLGIGTPASNPSKAVPSNPKLEVPKKRGAMAITAFLIVGALGLIGVGTVVFLKKGEEPDILVAKPLPVPSQPAVISPPPPPAAPAPKGGEVKPDTPNERPAVGSAPRTEPATAAPAALTHRPAEEKAVEQVRVSKKAPEPPVTGTDLAQKISPPEPKKSAPPTMERKEALPPPQEVVPKEIPPKQEPVKEAALRPPAAVTPKPPTLSDEELIRQIIRRQEKAFENKDVGLYLKDLAQSSPKDEKELQSFFDQYESVSVQFDISDLQINGNRASITMNQQTNLRAKKAKKVQTATNKVSWGLLKDGETWKISDTKIVEKK, from the coding sequence ATGAATTTTCCCGCCCAGTACGGAAAATACCTCCTCATCGATAAGATTGCCAAAGGGGGCATGGCCGAGGTCTTTCTGGCGAAGCAGACCGGATCGAAAGGATTCGAGCGGCTTCTTGCCATCAAGCGGATTCTTCCCCACTTTACCGAGAATGCCGAATTCGTCTCGATGTTCATCAATGAGGCGAAAGTGGCGGCCCAGCTCTCTCATCCGAATATCGTCCAGGTGTTTGATTTCGGACAGGTCGAGGAATCTTACTACATCGGAATGGAATACATCATGGGAAGGGATCTTCGGACGATCATGGAGCGGAGTCAAAAGAGTAGCCGGCCCCTTCCGATCGATCAGATTCTCTTCATCGTCAGCCGCGTTTGCAGCGGGTTGGAGCATGCGCACAAGAAGAAAGATCTGCACGGAAACGAGCTGAACCTGGTCCACCGGGACATCAGCCCGCAGAATATTCTGATCTCCTACGACGGCGAGATCAAGCTGGTCGACTTCGGCATCGCAAAAGCGGCCCTCCAGGAGAACGAAACCCGGACCGGAATCCTCAAAGGAAAACTCGCCTACATGTCTCCCGAGCAGGCTTGGGGAAAAGGGATCGATCACCGCTCCGACCTTTTTTCTCTGGGAATTGTCTTGTACGAGTGCGCGACCGGCAAGCGGCTCTTCAAGGGGGACAGCGAAATCAACACACTCGAGCGAGTGCGCGAAGCGAAGTTCGAATCTCCCCGCCAATTGAACGCAGCGATCTCGGAACAGGTCGAAGCAACCGTAGCGAAGTCGCTGGCCAAGGAGGTGCAAGATCGATATGCCTCCGCCGCGCTGATGCAGGGGGAACTGGAGCGGTGCCTGTCGAAGCCACTCAGCGAGATCCAATCGGATCTGGCGCAAAGCGTCCATCAGCTCTTTCATGAGGAGATCGAGAAGGACCAGGCCCGAATGAAGAGAGCCGCCCTGGCGACCGCGGAAAGCGTCACGGTTCAGCTCGGAATCGGGACACCCGCTTCAAATCCATCCAAAGCGGTCCCTTCTAATCCCAAGTTGGAGGTTCCGAAGAAGCGGGGAGCGATGGCCATTACGGCGTTTTTGATTGTGGGCGCGTTGGGTCTTATCGGAGTCGGCACGGTTGTCTTTCTCAAAAAGGGAGAAGAGCCCGACATCCTGGTGGCAAAGCCTTTGCCGGTCCCAAGTCAGCCGGCGGTGATCTCTCCGCCTCCCCCTCCCGCGGCGCCCGCGCCCAAAGGAGGGGAGGTGAAGCCGGATACGCCAAACGAGCGTCCCGCCGTTGGATCGGCGCCCCGGACCGAGCCTGCCACAGCGGCGCCGGCGGCCTTGACGCACCGTCCCGCTGAAGAAAAAGCGGTAGAGCAGGTTAGGGTCTCTAAAAAAGCACCCGAACCCCCGGTTACCGGAACGGATCTCGCTCAAAAGATTTCTCCTCCCGAGCCGAAGAAGAGCGCTCCTCCTACGATGGAGAGGAAAGAGGCGCTTCCGCCGCCTCAGGAAGTTGTCCCCAAAGAGATCCCGCCGAAGCAAGAACCGGTCAAAGAGGCGGCATTGCGTCCTCCCGCAGCCGTTACTCCCAAGCCGCCAACGCTCTCGGATGAGGAACTGATCCGCCAGATTATCCGGCGTCAAGAGAAGGCTTTTGAGAATAAGGACGTTGGGCTTTATTTGAAAGACCTGGCGCAGTCCTCTCCGAAAGATGAAAAAGAGCTTCAATCGTTCTTTGATCAGTACGAAAGTGTCTCCGTTCAATTTGATATCTCCGACCTTCAAATCAACGGAAACCGGGCCTCCATTACGATGAACCAACAGACGAATTTAAGGGCCAAAAAGGCCAAGAAAGTCCAAACGGCGACCAACAAGGTCAGTTGGGGTCTCCTGAAAGACGGGGAGACCTGGAAAATCAGCGATACAAAAATCGTTGAAAAAAAGTAG
- the aspS gene encoding aspartate--tRNA ligase: protein MKRTDYCGALTAAQIEKEVTLAGWVHRRRDHGGLIFIDLRDREGLVQVVFNPQLSEEIHQRAHQLRSEYVIQVIGKVMRRPAGTVNRELPTGEVEIHASDLVILNASLTPPFSIEEEKEPSESLRLQYRYLDLRRKSVQTNFILRHNLSKAVRRFLDQHQFLEIETPFLTKSTPEGARDFLVPSRLNVGQFYALPQSPQLFKQILMISGFDRYYQIVRCFRDEDLRADRQPEFTQIDLEMSFIEREDILSLMEEMVRTVLKEVKGIQLESSFPRLTYQEAMSRFGVDKPDLRFGLELKDLSDIAARSEFKVFREAVEKKGLVKGINAKGLSTLSRKELEELTLEATGRGAKGLAWMKVTAEGMEAPIAKFFKPEMLKEIGQRLEAAPGDLLLFVADREKVVYEVLGHLRLVIGRRLNLIDPNALKLLWVTDFPLLEYDETEKRYVAMHHPFTSPMDEDIPSLATDPLRARAKAYDIVLNGTEIGGGSIRIHQNEVQSKMFDLLGITKEEAEAKFGFLLQALQYGAPPHGGIAFGLDRLTAILAGVDSIRDVIAFPKTQKGICLMTNAPSEVDQRQLKELHIKKAE, encoded by the coding sequence ATGAAACGGACAGATTATTGCGGCGCGTTGACGGCGGCGCAGATTGAAAAAGAGGTGACGCTGGCCGGGTGGGTTCACCGGCGGCGCGATCACGGCGGGTTGATCTTTATCGATCTTCGCGATCGGGAAGGTCTGGTCCAGGTTGTCTTCAACCCGCAGCTCTCCGAAGAGATCCATCAACGGGCGCATCAGCTTCGGTCGGAGTATGTCATCCAGGTGATCGGCAAGGTGATGCGCCGCCCTGCGGGGACGGTGAACCGGGAGCTTCCGACGGGAGAAGTCGAAATCCATGCGAGCGATCTGGTCATCCTCAATGCCTCGTTGACCCCTCCTTTCTCCATCGAAGAAGAGAAAGAGCCTTCTGAATCGCTCCGTCTTCAATACCGTTATCTCGACCTTCGGCGGAAATCGGTCCAAACGAATTTTATTCTTCGCCACAACCTCTCGAAAGCGGTCCGCCGTTTTCTCGATCAACACCAATTCCTCGAAATCGAGACGCCCTTTCTCACCAAAAGCACGCCGGAAGGGGCGCGCGACTTTCTCGTTCCCAGCCGCTTAAACGTCGGCCAGTTCTATGCCTTGCCCCAGTCGCCGCAGCTCTTCAAGCAGATCTTGATGATCTCCGGATTCGACCGGTACTACCAGATCGTCCGCTGCTTCCGCGATGAAGATTTGAGGGCCGACCGGCAGCCGGAGTTCACCCAGATCGATCTTGAGATGTCGTTCATCGAGCGGGAGGATATTCTTTCTTTGATGGAAGAGATGGTCCGGACCGTTCTCAAGGAGGTGAAAGGAATTCAGTTGGAATCATCCTTCCCGCGGCTGACCTATCAGGAGGCGATGAGCCGGTTCGGAGTCGATAAGCCCGATCTCCGTTTCGGGCTGGAGCTGAAGGATCTTTCGGATATCGCGGCTCGCTCCGAATTTAAAGTTTTCCGCGAGGCGGTCGAGAAGAAGGGATTGGTGAAAGGGATCAATGCGAAAGGGCTTTCCACACTCTCCCGAAAAGAGCTGGAAGAGTTGACCCTGGAGGCGACCGGACGGGGCGCCAAGGGGCTTGCCTGGATGAAGGTCACCGCCGAAGGGATGGAAGCGCCGATCGCCAAGTTTTTTAAACCGGAGATGCTGAAGGAGATCGGTCAGCGGTTGGAGGCGGCGCCGGGGGATCTTCTTCTCTTTGTCGCCGATCGGGAGAAGGTTGTTTATGAAGTCCTCGGCCATCTCCGTTTGGTCATCGGACGGCGGCTCAACCTGATCGATCCCAACGCCCTCAAGCTTCTCTGGGTCACCGATTTTCCGCTCCTGGAATACGACGAAACCGAAAAGCGCTACGTGGCGATGCACCATCCTTTCACTTCGCCGATGGATGAGGACATCCCCTCGCTTGCGACCGATCCGCTCCGCGCGCGGGCGAAGGCGTACGACATCGTCCTCAACGGGACGGAGATCGGCGGCGGGAGCATCCGTATCCATCAAAACGAAGTGCAGTCGAAGATGTTCGATCTTCTCGGCATTACGAAAGAGGAGGCCGAGGCAAAATTCGGTTTCCTGCTTCAAGCGCTCCAATACGGCGCCCCTCCGCACGGCGGCATCGCATTCGGACTCGATCGGTTGACGGCCATCCTGGCCGGCGTCGATTCGATCCGGGATGTCATCGCCTTTCCAAAGACACAGAAGGGTATCTGCCTGATGACGAACGCCCCTTCCGAGGTCGATCAGCGTCAACTCAAGGAACTTCACATCAAAAAAGCCGAATAG
- a CDS encoding DedA family protein, with product MSLTELLKQYGLWTVLLGTFFEGEGVMLMAGGLAHQQILSPLGSWLVGALGAYVGHLVYYGLGRYLKAKGLFARVPRWKPKIERALPLIRKYPKLSIFIMQYLYGMRIVGAVAMGLSGMAWSTFMSIELINCLIWSGVILMIGYSATAAVLAWLPLAEKSLTGIFIAVLLAMGMLYLLVGRGVRWKEKSDLDG from the coding sequence ATGTCCCTCACTGAGCTGCTGAAACAATATGGTCTCTGGACGGTGTTGCTCGGGACCTTCTTTGAAGGAGAAGGGGTCATGTTGATGGCGGGCGGATTGGCGCATCAGCAGATTCTCTCCCCCCTCGGATCCTGGCTGGTCGGCGCCCTCGGGGCGTATGTCGGGCATTTGGTTTATTACGGTCTGGGGCGTTATCTTAAGGCAAAAGGCCTTTTTGCCCGGGTCCCGCGTTGGAAGCCGAAAATCGAGCGGGCGCTCCCCCTCATCCGGAAATATCCGAAGCTGAGCATTTTTATCATGCAATACCTCTATGGAATGAGAATCGTCGGGGCGGTCGCGATGGGACTGTCGGGGATGGCCTGGTCGACCTTCATGAGCATCGAGCTCATCAACTGCTTGATCTGGTCCGGCGTGATCCTGATGATCGGCTACAGCGCGACGGCGGCGGTGCTGGCGTGGCTCCCGCTGGCGGAGAAAAGCCTGACCGGGATTTTTATCGCCGTGCTCCTGGCGATGGGGATGTTGTATCTGCTGGTCGGAAGGGGCGTACGGTGGAAGGAAAAGTCGGATCTTGACGGTTGA
- a CDS encoding molybdopterin-dependent oxidoreductase: MNLIDRRNFLRYASLGIFATLFTRKVEASTFLMKRFLALPPKEIPFITPNEHFYIVNFGKQPQVDAADWTLRITGKVQRPLELTYEEILARPAVEKMVTLECIDNEVAGELISNAVWKGVTLKSLIEEATPLQGVEDVAMYGADSYSDGITLDRALNYDVFLAYQMNGVTLPKEHGYPLRAVVPGLYGIKNVKWLTRIDLVAGDYKGYWQQKGWTDTATIKVKSRIDAPGPYNTIKAGYTFRGIAFTGGYGIRSVEISLDGGKSWVPATIEPPPSPYSWVFWKYEWKDAKPGTYQILSRATDKLSRTQTAFVSRAFPDGTSGLQSIVTFVD; the protein is encoded by the coding sequence ATGAATCTCATTGATCGGAGGAATTTTCTCCGCTACGCCAGTCTCGGCATCTTCGCCACCCTCTTCACTCGAAAGGTCGAAGCGTCAACCTTTCTGATGAAGCGATTTTTGGCCCTTCCCCCGAAAGAGATTCCCTTCATCACCCCCAACGAACACTTCTATATCGTCAACTTCGGGAAACAGCCGCAGGTCGATGCGGCCGACTGGACCCTCCGGATCACCGGGAAGGTGCAGCGCCCGCTGGAGCTGACCTACGAAGAGATCCTCGCCCGCCCCGCCGTCGAGAAGATGGTCACCCTGGAATGCATCGACAACGAGGTCGCCGGGGAGTTGATCAGCAATGCCGTCTGGAAAGGGGTGACCTTGAAGAGCCTGATCGAAGAAGCCACGCCCCTTCAGGGGGTCGAAGATGTGGCGATGTACGGCGCCGATTCTTACTCGGACGGGATCACCCTTGATCGCGCGTTGAATTACGACGTCTTCCTCGCCTACCAGATGAACGGGGTGACCCTGCCGAAGGAGCACGGCTATCCCCTCCGGGCCGTCGTCCCGGGACTCTACGGGATTAAAAACGTGAAGTGGCTGACGCGGATCGATCTGGTCGCCGGGGACTATAAAGGATACTGGCAGCAGAAAGGGTGGACCGATACGGCGACGATCAAAGTAAAATCGCGGATCGACGCCCCCGGCCCGTACAACACGATTAAAGCGGGATATACTTTCCGGGGCATCGCCTTCACCGGAGGATACGGCATCCGCTCCGTGGAGATTTCACTCGACGGCGGAAAGAGCTGGGTCCCGGCGACGATCGAGCCCCCCCCTTCCCCCTATTCTTGGGTCTTTTGGAAATATGAATGGAAGGACGCCAAGCCGGGAACCTATCAAATCCTCTCCAGAGCCACCGATAAGCTCAGCCGGACGCAGACCGCCTTCGTCTCCCGCGCCTTTCCGGACGGAACCTCCGGCCTTCAATCGATCGTCACCTTCGTCGACTAA
- a CDS encoding formylglycine-generating enzyme family protein has translation MSRGVVLAICITMALLTILTMVALVVESKKSKELRERTRLIQTEVAVVPDMKSVDYSSFETIVGGDGREMVLIPGGSFTMGGGPEGDFDEQPQRVIYLDGYYMDKHEVTNADYARFAKMLKRPLPTIPVFEDDVNLLKGETQPVVGVTWIDAFAYCKWAGKRLPTEAEWEKAARGENGQTFPWGDSFNVKLANGRGDEDGFKYSAPIGSFEQGRSPYGLYDMAGNVSEWVSDWYDQFYYKTSPFKNPQGPAEPDINKVLVYRGGSFNNSPHDLRASKRFGGAHADRGESSVGVRCARDLNVQ, from the coding sequence ATGAGCCGAGGCGTCGTTCTTGCGATCTGTATTACCATGGCACTGCTGACGATACTGACGATGGTCGCGCTGGTCGTCGAATCGAAAAAGTCGAAGGAACTTCGGGAGCGGACCCGGCTGATCCAGACGGAAGTCGCGGTGGTCCCAGATATGAAATCGGTCGACTACAGCTCCTTCGAAACGATCGTCGGCGGCGACGGCAGAGAGATGGTCTTGATCCCCGGCGGCTCCTTCACGATGGGGGGAGGACCCGAGGGTGATTTCGACGAGCAGCCGCAGCGGGTCATCTACCTCGATGGTTATTATATGGATAAACACGAGGTGACCAATGCCGACTATGCGCGATTCGCCAAGATGCTTAAGCGTCCCCTTCCGACGATTCCGGTCTTCGAGGACGACGTTAATCTCTTGAAAGGAGAGACCCAGCCGGTGGTCGGGGTGACCTGGATCGATGCCTTTGCCTATTGCAAGTGGGCGGGAAAACGTCTTCCGACCGAAGCGGAGTGGGAGAAGGCGGCGCGGGGAGAGAACGGCCAAACCTTTCCGTGGGGGGATTCCTTCAACGTGAAGTTGGCCAACGGCCGCGGAGACGAAGACGGCTTCAAATACAGCGCGCCGATCGGCAGCTTCGAGCAGGGGCGGAGCCCTTACGGCCTCTACGACATGGCCGGCAACGTCTCGGAGTGGGTCTCCGATTGGTATGATCAGTTCTACTACAAAACATCCCCTTTCAAAAATCCGCAGGGACCGGCGGAGCCCGATATCAATAAAGTCCTTGTTTACCGCGGCGGATCGTTCAACAACTCGCCGCACGATCTGCGCGCCTCCAAGCGCTTCGGCGGGGCCCATGCCGACCGCGGAGAGAGCAGCGTCGGCGTCCGTTGCGCGCGGGACCTCAACGTACAGTGA